One Loxodonta africana isolate mLoxAfr1 chromosome 4, mLoxAfr1.hap2, whole genome shotgun sequence genomic region harbors:
- the LOC100655040 gene encoding olfactory receptor 6C75-like: MRNYTMVTTFILVGLTDDPNWQIVTFFCLLLTYLLSVTGNLTIILLTVLNSQLKTPMYFFLRHFSFLEMSFTSVCIPRYLVSIVAMDSTISYDACVTQLFFVIFLGASEFFLLTAMSYDRYVAICIPLHYATIMENRVCTQLVVTSWLAGLLTISPGLIMYLRLEFCDANIIDHFACDYSPILKLSCTDTRSIELLGFISAIVILLVTLALVTLSYAYILRTILKAPSAQQRKKAFSTCSSHMIVVSISYGSCIFMYMKPSAEERVTLNKGVAVLNTSIAPLLNPFIYTLRNKQVQQALKVTVQKCITTLKK; the protein is encoded by the coding sequence ATGAGAAACTATACAATGGTAACAACATTTATTCTTGTTGGACTAACCGATGATCCAAACTGGCAaattgtgactttcttttgtctACTTCtaacatatttattgagtgtcactGGAAATTTGACAATTATCCTGCTCACTGTATTGAATTCCCAACTCAAAACACCCATGTATTTCTTTCTTAggcatttttcatttttagaaatgtCATTCACATCAGTCTGTATCCCGAGGTACCTGGTCAGCATTGTGGCTATGGATAGTACAATTTCCTATGATGCTTGTGTAACACAATTGTTTTTTGTCATCTTCTTGGGTGCATCAGAGTTCTTCCTGTTGactgccatgtcctatgaccgctatgtggccatctgcataCCCCTTCACTATGCGACAATAATGGAAAACAGAGTTTGTACCCAGCTGGTTGTTACCTCTTGGTTGGCTGGGCTGTTAACAATCTCTCCTGGGCTTATCATGTACTTAAGGTTGGAATTCTGTGATGCTAATATCATTGACCACTTTGCCTGTGACTATTCTCCTATCCTGAAACTCTCCTGCACAGACACACGGTCCATAGAATTGTTAGGTTTTATTTCAGCCATTGTCATACTGCTGGTTACATTGGCACTGGTGACACTCTCCTATGCATATATTCTGAGAACAATTCTGAAGGCTCCTTCTgcccagcagaggaagaaggcttTTTCCACCTGTTCCTCCCACATGATTGTTGTCTCTATCTCTTATGGCAGCTGCATTTTTATGTATATGAAACCTTCTGCAGAGGAGAGGGTCACTTTAAACAAGGGGGTTGCAGTGCTCAACACTTCAATTGCACCTCTCTTAAATCCTTTCATATATACCCTAAGGAATAAACAAGTACAACAAGCCCTGAAGGTTACAGTTCAAAAATGTATCACTACCTTAAAAAAATAG